AAAATCGGAAACGTGACgtacaataaaaataagaatGGGTGGGTGCATCCGGGTGGATGAGGTTGGATGGAATTTAGAAGTAAGTGTGACTTCGATGGGGTCCATTTACTTCAGCAAAATTATTTACCACCTCAAAGTCCTCAAATCTACATCCTATATCTTTGTCTGATAATGGACATCTGCAGCTCTGAAAATATCAAAACAAATAACCCCAGACAGAAATCTTGAATTTACCTTAGCTTCATTCGTGATAGCTATAAAAAATAAGGGTCGAGGTTTAATTTTTTATCGGAGTCTTTTTATCTGTGTTTTCCCCCTTTGATTGGCGGTCAATGACGGAGGAGTGTGGATTACCGAATTTAGATTAAGTCGTCACTCATTTACGTCATTTTTATGGTTGGGTTACTCATGGCCATATGTCTACAAAGAAAATCATCAAATCTAGCTCTGAATCTTTTGAGATTTGCGATCAAAACATAAGACATACAAAACATTACAGTCTATAGAGTAGGAAATCACCTCTTTCCATCCGAATCACAAATTTGAAAAATGTACAAGAGTTCGGCTCTCTTAATAGTTCGAAACAAGATGCTCCTTGAGTCATATAATCCAAGAAAATCTGATGCCACAGATAGCAGCAATGTCTCTAATGAAATATATATGCAGAGGGGCGAATCACAGTACAACTAACTGAAGCATGCTCTGCATACAAAGAACGTCCACCACTCATCAAACACTTGGGATACTTTTTGCACGGAGAAACTCCTTAAGAATGGCTTTCTCTTCGTCTATCTGTAACTTCTTTTCTCGATTATTGGGTTTCACCATTCTTTTTTCTTCCAGCATCCACTTGAAAAGCTCACGTTGCTGATTCTCAGGAATAGGTTGTCGAACAATTACAGGTGGTGTAGTAGGCTGAATGAATATTGGTTCCTCATCAGTGAGAGTGGTaactggagttggagttggaGTTGGAGTTGGAGTAACTTCAACCGTGGCTTCTTTTTTCTCTTTCATTCTTTCTTTCTTACCTGCCTGTGCAAACATATAGGCtggaaaaagaaaaatgaattatttaatCTTTTTTAGATATCAAAAGCTGCATATAAAGAGACCAAAGAATATTTAGAAGCTACATATGGGCAAAAGTTGGATCAAATTGTACCCATAATGGAAGAAAATCAGTAATTAGCAAGTTCCGTGGCACTTCTGATCTGCAATCTCGATTGTTAGAAAAATAAATATCTGGTCTCAGAACAAACTCACACTTTCGATTACAGTTTAGAAAAGCCACCACAGAGGTAAAGCTTCCTCATCCAAGCTATTCTGTAGTACATGTTTTCAAGCAAGGGTACTAGATTTGACGGTTATGATTTAAGTATGAAGAATTCAAGATCTATTGCCAAAATAGTAATAATTGATACATGTGATGGAAAATCCTTCAACCATATGATTAAGCAACATACATTTCTTCATGATCTTCATACTTCCAAATAATGTTCCAGATGATATACAAAGCATAGTAACATATCAAGTGGATGTTAATTCTTGCTCTAGAAAAGCATTAATAAGCTATAAATGTAATAACTAACAGGTTTCTTAAATGGTTGTTACATTCCACAAGAGGTCTAATCTGGTACTCAAAATTCTAAAATGTCCATGCACATTAGCCATGAGCAACCCCAAGTCAATTGAAGAAACAGGCATACTTGAAAAACTGAaactttgatatatatatcCTGATATATGTATCTTTACATAACAAGAACTATAGGGTGATGGAGGATCACACCATTTGAGCTCTTAACTTTAGCTGCATCTTACATAGGTGAATCCATGGAGGGCCATTATTCAAATAAATTCAAGTTGGATCCCAAAactttatttttacttaaatCTTGAGGAGaaataacaaaataattatGTTGGCTAGATGGATGGCAGACTGCAGACAAACCTTGGGTGGGGAGAGCTATGGCTTGGAATACAAAAATTAAAACTTAGAAAGGCGAGACTAAACTCCTATGTGAGATATTCACTGAGTGTActtaccaagtgaattttttcACGAGTTAGCCAGGCTCCTAATCCACAATTCCACATAGACAAAGAGCAAGCATGCACAATACGCACAACCTATTTAACAACTCCAAATCATCTAACCAAGATTCTAGTAAGAATAAAGCATCTAAGCCTATAAAATTTagataaaaaattttaatatttttttgttagtgGATCGTCAGACCTCATACTActgctggatccacctcaatgtcTCTAGTTGACAGACTGCATATGCAAAGCGGGTTCAAATCCGTGAGAGACCCACGGAAAGTCTGTCGAGCAGTCGAGGTATGATCAAATTATGGTAATTATATGTATTTATTGTACGTAGCAAAACAACTATGCATATCCACAATCTTGGAAATAATCGACGTTTCGTTTTACAATCGCATAAC
The Primulina eburnea isolate SZY01 chromosome 5, ASM2296580v1, whole genome shotgun sequence genome window above contains:
- the LOC140831877 gene encoding uncharacterized protein, translating into MEERKLEKQISGGAAVNRYKILWRVFLIGNFGLGAYMFAQAGKKERMKEKKEATVEVTPTPTPTPTPVTTLTDEEPIFIQPTTPPVIVRQPIPENQQRELFKWMLEEKRMVKPNNREKKLQIDEEKAILKEFLRAKSIPSV